From Halobacillus sp. Marseille-Q1614, the proteins below share one genomic window:
- a CDS encoding SGNH/GDSL hydrolase family protein → MCTLLCFLFLINIFYPSSLHAQSPKQLVAIGDSIPYGYNLKEENTSPPGQAFPYLIGGKGNLEVTNLSIPGLTSKEMLLAVRENELFRETLKEADYVILYIGGNDLLNLLKKHKGLNGVKMDEVAYVVRNLLYNVYSIAVELDQLTEGEILVYNLYNPYPEQGEALEEPLELINKQYSSLIELLSHFTNIKHVDAYHAFRDHPEYIIPGDVHPSKEGQKVLAKIGWKQMKKK, encoded by the coding sequence GTGTGTACCCTTCTATGCTTCCTCTTTCTCATCAATATATTTTATCCTTCTTCTCTGCATGCCCAATCTCCAAAGCAGCTTGTAGCGATTGGTGATTCTATCCCTTATGGGTATAACTTAAAAGAAGAAAATACCAGTCCTCCAGGCCAGGCTTTTCCGTATTTAATTGGAGGCAAAGGGAACCTCGAGGTTACAAATTTAAGTATCCCCGGCCTGACATCAAAAGAAATGCTTCTGGCTGTTCGGGAAAATGAGCTCTTTAGAGAAACATTGAAAGAAGCAGACTACGTCATTTTATATATAGGCGGAAATGACCTGCTGAACTTGCTGAAGAAGCATAAAGGTCTTAATGGAGTGAAGATGGACGAGGTCGCTTACGTCGTCCGCAACCTTCTCTATAACGTCTATTCGATAGCAGTTGAACTGGATCAGTTAACGGAAGGTGAAATTCTAGTTTATAACTTATATAATCCTTACCCTGAGCAGGGGGAGGCCTTGGAAGAGCCTTTAGAGCTCATCAATAAGCAGTACAGCTCTCTAATTGAACTTCTAAGTCACTTTACAAATATAAAGCATGTGGACGCGTATCATGCGTTTAGAGACCATCCCGAATATATAATCCCGGGGGATGTCCACCCTTCCAAAGAAGGTCAGAAAGTATTGGCGAAAATAGGATGGAAGCAAATGAAGAAAAAATAG
- a CDS encoding Gfo/Idh/MocA family protein, with amino-acid sequence MIRFGTIGTNFITKLMIEAGSHLESFELRGVYSRTEERAGEFAGEYGAPLTFTSLEALVQSDEIDAVYIASPNSFHVEQAVLAMAHGKHVLCEKPLASNEQEAAQMIAAAQQHGVVFMEAVKSTLMPGFLSIKENLHKIGKVRRYVGSFCKYSSRYDSYREGTVLNAFNPKFSNGSLMDLGVYGIYPMVVLFGSPQNIKANGIRLESGVDGEGSVLAAYEEMEAVIMHSKINHSYTPSEIQGEEGVIIIPNISEPSGVYIQYNDGTTEHLDEKNDFPPMYYEIKEFISLIEKGEKQSDINSHKSSLITSQILEQAREQMGIVYPADK; translated from the coding sequence ATGATTCGTTTTGGAACTATTGGTACAAATTTTATCACGAAACTTATGATTGAAGCAGGCAGCCATTTAGAGAGTTTTGAATTAAGAGGGGTCTATTCCCGAACGGAAGAAAGGGCAGGAGAATTTGCCGGGGAGTATGGGGCGCCGCTTACGTTTACTTCCCTGGAAGCACTTGTTCAGTCAGATGAAATCGATGCCGTATATATAGCCAGCCCCAATTCTTTTCACGTGGAACAGGCCGTTTTAGCTATGGCTCACGGAAAGCATGTGCTATGTGAGAAACCGCTTGCCTCTAATGAACAGGAAGCTGCTCAAATGATAGCGGCAGCACAGCAGCACGGTGTCGTCTTTATGGAAGCTGTGAAGTCAACGCTTATGCCAGGCTTCTTGAGCATTAAAGAGAACCTCCATAAGATTGGAAAAGTGAGACGTTATGTTGGCAGCTTCTGTAAGTATTCTTCCCGCTATGACTCTTATAGAGAAGGTACAGTGCTTAACGCATTTAATCCTAAATTCTCCAACGGATCTCTAATGGACCTTGGCGTTTACGGAATCTATCCGATGGTCGTTCTGTTTGGCAGCCCTCAGAACATTAAGGCAAACGGAATTCGATTAGAGTCAGGAGTTGATGGAGAAGGAAGTGTTTTGGCAGCTTATGAAGAAATGGAAGCTGTTATTATGCACTCAAAAATTAATCATTCTTATACCCCTTCTGAAATCCAGGGGGAGGAAGGCGTGATTATCATTCCTAATATTTCTGAGCCGTCGGGCGTGTATATTCAATATAACGATGGTACAACCGAACATTTGGACGAGAAGAATGATTTCCCGCCTATGTATTATGAGATTAAAGAATTCATTTCCCTTATTGAAAAGGGAGAGAAACAGTCTGATATTAATTCACATAAAAGTTCACTGATTACTTCGCAGATTCTCGAGCAGGCACGCGAGCAAATGGGAATCGTCTATCCAGCCGATAAGTAA
- a CDS encoding CAP domain-containing protein has translation MKKVIVSIGILIVMMLAACGTNTNETLDRETYDYNRVSFGNKDVGDKRVVEDMYLRGNNFPDEGRGPILPRGERGIEEPNANQRVERDNQGQQVLSEAEEHVIELTNEARESQGLEPLSINQQVAEVAQMKSEDMAKNNYFAHSSPTYGSPIQMLQSQNVDFQRAAENIAYGIQTPEEVVDGWMNSPSHRRNILDPNLKEIGVGYVENGHYWTQLFITK, from the coding sequence TTGAAAAAAGTTATAGTCAGCATCGGCATCCTGATCGTCATGATGCTCGCTGCATGTGGTACTAACACTAATGAAACATTAGATAGAGAAACTTATGATTACAATCGAGTATCTTTTGGAAATAAAGATGTAGGGGATAAACGAGTTGTAGAAGATATGTACTTGAGAGGAAATAACTTTCCTGATGAAGGAAGAGGACCGATTCTGCCGCGAGGTGAACGAGGCATTGAAGAGCCTAATGCAAACCAGCGTGTAGAAAGAGACAACCAGGGGCAGCAGGTATTAAGCGAAGCTGAGGAACATGTGATTGAACTGACGAACGAAGCCCGGGAATCTCAAGGGTTGGAACCTTTAAGCATCAATCAGCAGGTAGCTGAAGTCGCCCAAATGAAGTCTGAAGATATGGCAAAGAACAATTACTTTGCCCACTCATCCCCGACTTATGGAAGTCCGATTCAAATGCTTCAGAGTCAAAATGTTGATTTCCAGCGCGCTGCAGAAAACATTGCCTATGGAATCCAAACACCAGAAGAAGTGGTTGATGGCTGGATGAACAGCCCTTCCCACCGCAGAAATATTTTAGATCCAAACTTAAAAGAAATCGGTGTTGGATATGTAGAAAACGGCCATTACTGGACCCAGCTTTTTATAACCAAGTAA
- a CDS encoding aldehyde dehydrogenase family protein, whose translation MHTKVQSMKMLVGGKWISSDKTFEVRNPQDNSLIARVPSASKEQMREAIEAAERTYRTTKVWPVHERMNILNRVAQYMRDHAEDFAQVIATEGSKTINEARGEVKRAAQTIQISAEEARRINGETINFDQNEGSENRVGYYYRFPVGVVGAVTPFNDPLNMVAHKIGPAIASGNAVVLKPASVTPLSALKLAEAFVEAGLPEGFLSVVTGSGRELGDTLVTHPAVQMISFTGGSSAGEKITQKAGAKKVCMELGSNSPVIVLQDADLHDAVQSTVSGAFSAVGQNCLGVQRIYVERSIYPQFLNTFINRTTELRVGDKMDEWTDIGPLINEQEAKRVEEWVNEAVSKGAIIKAGGHREGAFYAPTVLTNVPAEAKIAKEEIFGPVVLIYPIDSLYEAVEKSNDVNYGLQAGIFTNEINQAFYAIKHMNVGGIMINDSSDYRIDAMPFGGTKGSGVGREGIRYAIEAMTEAKVVSFRLQENLL comes from the coding sequence ATGCATACGAAGGTACAGTCGATGAAGATGTTAGTCGGAGGAAAATGGATAAGCAGCGATAAAACTTTTGAAGTACGCAACCCTCAGGATAACTCGCTGATTGCGCGTGTCCCTTCAGCTTCTAAAGAGCAGATGAGAGAAGCGATAGAGGCTGCGGAACGAACGTATCGCACGACTAAAGTGTGGCCGGTTCACGAACGTATGAACATCCTTAATCGAGTCGCTCAATATATGAGGGACCATGCGGAAGATTTCGCGCAAGTTATTGCAACAGAAGGAAGCAAAACGATCAATGAAGCCCGCGGTGAAGTAAAAAGAGCGGCCCAGACTATTCAGATCAGCGCGGAAGAAGCGAGAAGAATCAATGGTGAGACGATCAACTTTGACCAGAATGAAGGCAGTGAGAACAGAGTAGGCTATTACTACCGTTTTCCAGTTGGAGTGGTCGGGGCGGTTACACCGTTTAACGACCCATTAAATATGGTGGCACATAAAATCGGGCCAGCGATAGCATCAGGAAACGCCGTCGTCTTAAAACCGGCCTCGGTTACACCGCTTAGTGCATTGAAGCTGGCGGAAGCTTTTGTGGAAGCAGGCCTTCCTGAAGGGTTCTTATCAGTGGTTACAGGCTCAGGAAGAGAGTTAGGAGATACTCTTGTTACTCATCCTGCCGTACAGATGATCTCGTTTACAGGAGGATCTTCTGCTGGAGAAAAGATCACTCAGAAAGCTGGAGCGAAGAAGGTCTGCATGGAGCTCGGTTCTAATTCGCCGGTGATTGTTTTACAGGATGCTGATTTGCACGACGCTGTCCAATCGACGGTTTCAGGAGCTTTCTCCGCAGTCGGCCAAAACTGTCTCGGTGTTCAGCGCATTTATGTTGAAAGGTCGATATATCCACAGTTTCTTAATACTTTTATTAACCGTACGACAGAGCTGAGAGTCGGAGATAAGATGGATGAATGGACGGACATCGGACCTTTAATTAATGAACAGGAAGCTAAACGTGTCGAGGAATGGGTGAACGAAGCGGTCAGTAAAGGAGCGATCATCAAAGCGGGAGGACATAGAGAAGGTGCTTTTTACGCACCCACGGTGTTAACGAACGTTCCTGCTGAAGCGAAGATCGCAAAAGAAGAAATTTTTGGTCCTGTGGTCCTTATTTATCCGATTGATTCCCTTTATGAAGCTGTAGAGAAATCAAATGACGTAAATTATGGACTTCAAGCCGGAATATTCACAAATGAAATTAATCAGGCTTTTTATGCGATCAAGCATATGAACGTGGGTGGAATTATGATTAATGATAGCAGTGACTACCGGATTGATGCGATGCCATTTGGAGGAACAAAAGGCTCAGGTGTAGGCAGGGAAGGTATTCGATATGCCATTGAAGCGATGACAGAAGCGAAAGTTGTATCCTTTAGACTCCAGGAGAATCTGCTTTAA
- a CDS encoding ABC transporter ATP-binding protein — protein sequence MKKAVELQNVSHRFSDNWIVEDINMTIQQAEIFGLLGPSGAGKTTIVKMITGLLKPVKGKVYVHDEEMPSLKQMKRYGFMAQSDALYLELTANENLNFFASVYRLKKSERKRRIQEVMEIVGLSNHLHQTVETYSGGMRRRLSLAAALLHKPELIILDEPTVGIDPVLRQSIWEGLNHLKQQGVTIIVTTHVMDEAEKCDRLAMLRDGRIIAMDTPFQLKTEVGTQTIEDVFLHYGGGTE from the coding sequence GTGAAAAAAGCCGTGGAACTACAAAACGTTTCTCACCGGTTCAGTGACAATTGGATTGTTGAAGACATTAACATGACGATTCAACAAGCAGAGATCTTTGGCTTATTAGGTCCTTCAGGGGCCGGTAAAACAACAATAGTTAAAATGATTACCGGGCTCCTAAAACCCGTTAAGGGAAAAGTTTATGTACATGACGAGGAAATGCCCTCCTTAAAACAAATGAAGCGCTACGGATTTATGGCACAATCAGATGCCCTTTATTTAGAACTGACGGCAAACGAGAATTTAAACTTTTTTGCGTCGGTCTATCGTTTAAAGAAAAGCGAAAGAAAAAGAAGAATTCAAGAGGTGATGGAAATTGTAGGGTTGAGCAATCATCTCCACCAAACGGTAGAAACCTATTCAGGTGGAATGAGACGGAGATTATCTTTAGCCGCTGCTTTATTGCATAAGCCAGAACTTATCATTCTAGACGAACCAACTGTAGGGATTGATCCTGTCCTTAGACAATCCATCTGGGAGGGATTGAATCACTTGAAGCAGCAGGGAGTCACCATCATTGTTACCACTCACGTTATGGATGAAGCTGAAAAATGTGATCGTCTGGCCATGCTTAGAGACGGACGAATTATTGCGATGGATACTCCCTTTCAGCTAAAAACAGAAGTCGGTACACAGACGATAGAAGACGTGTTTTTACATTATGGAGGTGGCACAGAATGA
- the nagB gene encoding glucosamine-6-phosphate deaminase — MNLIETVSYEEMSIKAAEIIFEKVKNKPASTLGLATGGTPLGTYRELINIYNKERTSFQHLSTINLDEYVGLADDHPQSYHMYMHEHLFKYLDIPASQTHLPDGLAKDLDGECARYDKLIEQLGGVDLQLLGIGQNGHIGFNEPGTLFNTRTHVETLTESTRKANARYFSNQSDVPTHAITMGIQSIFQSREILLLASGIKKAEAIRRLIEGDVTEDFPASILKNHANLTVIADREALSKSTI, encoded by the coding sequence ATGAACTTAATTGAAACTGTTTCCTATGAGGAAATGAGCATTAAAGCTGCAGAAATCATTTTTGAAAAAGTGAAAAATAAGCCTGCTTCGACCCTCGGCTTAGCTACCGGCGGCACTCCGCTTGGAACATACAGAGAACTTATCAATATATACAATAAAGAACGGACAAGCTTCCAACATCTCTCAACAATCAACCTGGATGAATATGTAGGGCTTGCAGATGACCACCCGCAAAGCTACCACATGTACATGCATGAACACCTGTTTAAATACTTGGATATCCCTGCCTCACAGACGCACCTGCCTGATGGTCTGGCCAAAGACCTCGATGGTGAGTGTGCTCGATACGATAAGCTGATCGAACAGCTCGGCGGAGTGGATCTCCAGCTGCTTGGTATCGGACAAAACGGACATATTGGATTTAACGAGCCAGGGACACTGTTCAATACGCGCACTCACGTCGAAACGCTTACGGAATCAACCCGGAAGGCAAATGCCCGGTATTTTTCAAACCAAAGTGATGTACCGACCCACGCGATTACAATGGGCATTCAGTCTATTTTTCAAAGCAGAGAGATTCTATTGCTTGCCTCCGGTATAAAGAAAGCGGAAGCTATTCGTAGATTAATAGAAGGAGATGTAACGGAGGACTTTCCGGCATCAATCTTAAAAAATCACGCGAATCTTACAGTGATCGCCGACAGAGAAGCCTTATCTAAGTCAACAATATAA
- a CDS encoding TetR/AcrR family transcriptional regulator, with product MKDFNDLLKILEESGTKTTPKQAQILQAAVEIFAEKGYASSSTSEIASRAGVAEGTIFRHYKTKKDLLISIVTPVMAKFTLPIFASHFVQEVFERSSENLEELLYKLIKNRFHFVKDNAPLLKIVLQEVAFHDELKTQFQKVFLEEVYPRFVKVIEHYKKQGMIVDFPSPSIVRMVMTTVIGLIVTRFIVAPQLEWDDEKEIERTVHFLLHGLSSV from the coding sequence ATGAAAGATTTCAATGATTTACTCAAGATTCTTGAAGAAAGCGGTACAAAAACAACACCAAAACAAGCCCAGATCTTGCAAGCAGCTGTAGAAATATTTGCTGAAAAAGGCTATGCTTCCTCATCCACTAGTGAAATAGCCAGTAGAGCAGGCGTGGCTGAAGGAACAATTTTTCGCCACTACAAAACCAAAAAGGATTTACTAATTTCGATTGTAACTCCCGTAATGGCGAAATTTACACTTCCTATTTTCGCTTCCCATTTCGTACAGGAAGTGTTCGAAAGGTCATCGGAAAATCTGGAAGAGCTTCTTTATAAGCTCATTAAAAACAGGTTCCATTTTGTGAAAGATAATGCTCCTCTATTAAAAATTGTTCTGCAAGAAGTGGCTTTTCATGATGAACTTAAGACCCAATTTCAGAAAGTTTTTTTAGAGGAAGTATATCCTCGATTTGTAAAAGTGATTGAACATTATAAAAAACAAGGAATGATCGTCGATTTTCCATCACCGTCGATTGTACGAATGGTTATGACGACGGTAATTGGCCTTATTGTTACTCGATTTATTGTAGCTCCACAGCTCGAATGGGATGATGAAAAAGAAATTGAACGAACAGTTCACTTTCTCTTACATGGTCTTTCGTCAGTATAA
- a CDS encoding ABC transporter permease, translating to MNTWTVMRRILTQFRRDKRSMALMIMAPILVLTLMWLVLDSEQDELDIAIIDVPEPITDQFSDKDTQLTRMTKEGAEEELSNQSLDAIIEWQDDKPVITVEGSDPNTTSSIHNLIQQSLRSPDTIQPEIEFWHGSSNLDLFDYIGPVLIGFFVFFFVFIVGGVSFLRERTQGTLERILSTPLKRSELVMGYLSGFGLFTILQSVLIAAYSIYVLDVFMDGNFFYVLLVTFLLALSALSLGTLLSAFAKNEFQMIQFIPLVIVPQVFFSGLFPIEGLSDWLQAIGKIMPLTYGADALRGIMLRGESFLEFQTDLYVLLGFIVLFTVLNIAALKRYRKL from the coding sequence ATGAACACATGGACGGTTATGCGTCGAATTCTCACACAGTTTCGCCGGGATAAACGGAGCATGGCCTTAATGATTATGGCACCCATACTCGTTTTAACCCTGATGTGGCTGGTACTGGACAGTGAACAAGACGAATTAGATATCGCGATCATTGATGTTCCTGAGCCCATTACGGACCAGTTCTCCGATAAAGACACCCAACTTACCCGCATGACTAAAGAAGGAGCGGAAGAGGAATTATCGAATCAATCATTAGATGCCATAATCGAATGGCAGGATGACAAGCCGGTAATCACAGTAGAAGGCAGTGATCCCAATACTACTTCATCTATCCACAACCTGATCCAGCAATCCTTGAGAAGCCCTGACACTATACAGCCGGAAATCGAGTTTTGGCATGGCTCATCTAATTTAGATTTATTTGATTATATCGGCCCAGTTCTTATCGGATTTTTTGTATTCTTTTTTGTATTTATTGTCGGAGGTGTTTCATTTTTAAGGGAGCGCACACAAGGTACGTTAGAGCGGATTCTTTCCACTCCTTTAAAAAGAAGTGAGCTGGTCATGGGATACCTATCTGGATTCGGTCTTTTCACCATTCTTCAGTCAGTCTTAATCGCTGCCTATTCCATCTATGTTCTAGATGTATTTATGGACGGTAATTTCTTTTATGTTCTCTTAGTAACTTTCTTATTGGCTTTATCCGCACTTAGCCTTGGAACCTTACTTTCAGCTTTTGCAAAAAATGAATTTCAAATGATCCAGTTCATCCCTCTCGTCATCGTTCCACAGGTCTTTTTTTCCGGGCTATTTCCGATTGAAGGGCTGTCAGACTGGCTGCAAGCCATTGGAAAAATCATGCCTCTGACATATGGTGCGGATGCTCTGCGCGGAATTATGCTTCGTGGAGAATCATTTTTAGAATTTCAAACGGATCTGTATGTCCTCTTAGGATTTATCGTGCTCTTCACCGTCCTTAATATAGCAGCCTTGAAGAGGTATAGAAAGCTATAG
- a CDS encoding ABC transporter ATP-binding protein produces MKKVFQYSLPYKLSAIIAILLMLIELAVELVQPLLMAKIIDDGIMQEDYTTVSIWGGVLVGLSLLAFAAGIINSYFAAHVSQGVGHDLRRDLFKKVQSFTSENFLAYSTPNLVTRITNDVIQIQNLVLMLMRIALRAPLFIIFALVMAFTVNVQLASLLVIAVPVLGAFLFWVLTRGVKLFKNVQRKLDGVNTVIRENLSRIRLIKGFNRGSYEEERFDQVNRPLLEENKRALWLMELAMPVIMLGMNVIILILLWIGAAQLDIGSAQAGEVVAIINYATRIMFTFSIFSFLIMVFSRGNASANRVVNVLEERTPAYLNESGNKAALKGNITFDHVTFSRADAPTLKKISFKAEAGQTIGILGETGSGKTSLLHLIPRLLEKDSGSLFLDDYEISDLDVKSIRQQISLVPQEVHLFSGSVKENIAWGKADATEEEIIEAAKQAEIHSFITTLSNGYNTKIGQKGVTFSGGQKQRLSIARALVRKPRILILDDSTSALDAHTEARLLQTLKKQDCTVLLVAQKVSSLKEAHKILLLYQGELIAEGDHEELLKESPYYREVYQSQQEDVM; encoded by the coding sequence ATGAAAAAGGTTTTTCAATATTCTCTTCCCTATAAATTATCCGCTATTATTGCCATTTTACTTATGCTCATAGAGTTAGCAGTTGAGCTGGTACAGCCTCTGTTAATGGCCAAAATTATTGATGACGGCATTATGCAGGAAGACTATACCACTGTCTCTATCTGGGGCGGAGTTTTAGTCGGCCTTTCCCTGCTCGCTTTTGCTGCCGGGATCATTAATTCTTATTTTGCCGCACATGTCAGTCAGGGGGTCGGACATGACCTCAGGCGTGATCTTTTTAAAAAAGTTCAGTCTTTTACAAGTGAAAATTTCCTTGCCTACTCTACACCTAATCTAGTCACTAGAATAACGAACGACGTCATCCAAATTCAAAATTTAGTGTTAATGCTGATGAGAATCGCCTTAAGGGCCCCGCTGTTTATTATTTTCGCTCTCGTTATGGCTTTTACTGTAAATGTTCAGCTGGCGTCTCTTCTTGTCATCGCAGTTCCTGTCTTAGGAGCTTTTCTGTTTTGGGTATTAACGCGTGGAGTCAAGCTTTTTAAAAATGTACAGAGAAAGCTCGATGGCGTAAATACGGTTATTCGGGAAAACTTATCACGCATAAGGCTGATCAAAGGATTTAACCGCGGTTCCTATGAAGAAGAGAGGTTTGACCAAGTGAACCGGCCCCTTCTCGAAGAAAACAAGCGTGCACTGTGGCTTATGGAACTGGCGATGCCTGTCATCATGCTTGGAATGAACGTTATTATCCTTATCCTTCTCTGGATAGGGGCAGCCCAGCTGGACATCGGAAGTGCACAAGCTGGGGAGGTGGTTGCAATCATAAATTATGCGACAAGAATTATGTTTACGTTCTCCATCTTTTCATTTTTAATCATGGTCTTCTCAAGAGGAAATGCTTCCGCCAATCGGGTGGTAAATGTGCTGGAAGAGCGGACACCGGCATATCTGAATGAATCCGGGAACAAAGCTGCTTTAAAGGGAAATATAACTTTTGACCACGTAACCTTCTCGAGGGCTGATGCGCCTACATTAAAAAAGATTTCGTTTAAAGCAGAAGCCGGGCAGACGATTGGCATTTTAGGTGAAACCGGCTCAGGGAAGACATCCCTGCTTCACCTGATTCCCCGACTGTTAGAAAAAGACAGCGGCTCTCTCTTTCTGGACGATTATGAGATTTCCGATTTAGATGTAAAATCGATCAGGCAGCAGATCAGTCTAGTTCCTCAGGAAGTTCATCTATTTTCCGGAAGTGTAAAAGAGAACATTGCCTGGGGGAAAGCAGATGCGACAGAAGAGGAAATTATCGAAGCAGCGAAACAGGCTGAAATCCATTCATTTATTACGACACTGTCAAATGGGTATAATACGAAAATCGGACAAAAAGGGGTTACTTTTTCCGGCGGGCAGAAGCAGCGGCTGTCTATCGCCCGTGCGCTGGTAAGGAAACCGAGAATTTTAATTCTCGATGACAGCACGAGTGCGCTTGATGCCCATACAGAGGCAAGGCTGCTTCAGACTCTGAAAAAGCAGGACTGTACGGTGCTGCTGGTTGCCCAGAAGGTCAGCTCATTGAAAGAAGCTCATAAAATTCTTCTTCTGTATCAGGGAGAACTGATTGCTGAAGGCGATCATGAGGAACTGCTTAAGGAAAGCCCGTACTACCGTGAAGTTTATCAATCCCAGCAGGAGGACGTGATGTAA
- a CDS encoding ABC transporter ATP-binding protein, whose product MAERNNRAPIRHHHHGIGTKPPKVDDMQTTLKRIWEYMSREKKLFYSVLAVLFISSALSLLGPYLLGVAVDQVIASPAADTLLTMLGILLGVYAFHSLFQWLQNYWMIGIAQNTVFEMRNHLFSHLQKLPVLFYQEYQQGELMSRLTNDMENVSRTLNTAVIQFVTSVLTILGTLVIMLWLSPVLTLLTITIVPVMYFGMKWITKRTGRYFKDQQKNLGDINGYVEEMFSGQMIVSMFSREERVMKDFEEKNDALRTSGYWAQTYSGFIPKLMNMLNNVSFAIIVGAGGLLALNGYISIGVIVTFTTYSRQFTRPLNDLANQYNMILSAVAGAERVFQIIDEKEEVQDEEKAKPLPGIRGDIEFKNVDFSYEKGEQTLKNISFHAKPGDTVALVGPTGAGKTTIISLLSRFYEIDKGAISIDGTDIREITRSSLRSQMGVVLQDATMFHTTIRENLRYGRLEATDEEVEQAAKAAHAHDFIKQLPKGYDTVLDSDGKGVSHGQRQLLSIARAMLADPALLILDEATSSIDTVTEMKINDALRKLMKGRTSFVIAHRLNTVRSADHILVLQSGEITERGSHKELLQLGGFYADLFRTQQAEQASV is encoded by the coding sequence ATGGCTGAAAGAAACAATCGTGCACCGATCCGTCATCACCACCATGGGATTGGTACGAAGCCGCCTAAAGTCGATGATATGCAAACAACGCTGAAACGTATCTGGGAGTATATGTCTCGGGAGAAAAAGCTGTTTTACAGCGTCCTCGCCGTACTATTTATAAGTTCTGCCCTCTCACTTCTGGGACCATATTTATTAGGTGTGGCTGTCGACCAGGTGATTGCCAGCCCTGCAGCTGATACGCTGCTAACAATGCTTGGGATTCTCCTCGGTGTTTATGCTTTTCACTCTTTATTTCAGTGGCTTCAAAATTACTGGATGATCGGAATTGCTCAAAATACAGTTTTTGAAATGCGTAACCATTTATTTTCTCACCTGCAGAAGCTGCCTGTCCTATTTTATCAGGAATACCAGCAGGGAGAGCTGATGAGCCGCCTGACGAATGACATGGAAAATGTGAGCAGGACTCTGAATACGGCTGTAATACAGTTCGTCACGAGTGTGCTGACGATCCTTGGAACGTTAGTCATTATGCTGTGGCTCAGTCCAGTGCTTACGCTCCTTACGATTACGATCGTTCCTGTGATGTATTTTGGGATGAAGTGGATTACGAAGAGGACCGGCCGTTATTTTAAGGACCAGCAGAAGAATCTTGGTGATATAAATGGATATGTCGAGGAAATGTTCTCAGGGCAGATGATTGTTTCGATGTTCTCCCGTGAAGAGCGGGTGATGAAGGATTTTGAAGAAAAAAATGACGCGCTTAGAACCTCAGGATACTGGGCGCAGACCTATTCCGGCTTTATACCGAAGCTGATGAATATGTTAAATAACGTCAGCTTTGCGATTATCGTCGGGGCTGGAGGACTGCTTGCCTTAAATGGATATATTTCTATCGGTGTGATCGTTACATTTACGACGTATTCCAGACAGTTTACGCGGCCGCTCAATGATTTAGCGAATCAGTACAATATGATCCTCTCTGCTGTAGCAGGAGCAGAGCGCGTTTTTCAAATCATTGATGAAAAAGAAGAAGTTCAGGATGAGGAAAAGGCGAAGCCTCTGCCTGGAATTCGCGGAGATATTGAGTTTAAGAACGTAGACTTTTCTTATGAAAAAGGGGAGCAAACGCTGAAAAATATCAGCTTTCATGCGAAACCTGGAGATACCGTGGCTCTCGTAGGACCGACGGGAGCAGGAAAAACAACGATCATTTCACTGCTTTCAAGGTTTTATGAAATCGATAAAGGCGCAATTAGCATTGACGGAACAGACATTAGGGAAATTACCCGCAGCAGCTTAAGGAGCCAGATGGGAGTTGTTTTACAGGACGCAACGATGTTTCATACTACCATTAGGGAAAACCTCCGCTACGGTCGTCTGGAGGCGACGGATGAAGAGGTGGAGCAGGCGGCTAAAGCTGCTCACGCGCACGACTTTATTAAGCAGCTCCCGAAGGGGTATGATACGGTGCTTGACTCTGACGGTAAGGGAGTCAGCCACGGGCAGAGACAGCTGCTGTCCATTGCCCGCGCCATGCTTGCCGATCCGGCTTTGTTAATTTTAGATGAAGCCACAAGCAGCATCGATACAGTGACGGAAATGAAAATCAACGATGCCTTAAGAAAGCTGATGAAAGGGCGGACGAGTTTCGTGATCGCTCACAGGCTGAATACAGTCCGGTCAGCTGATCATATCCTCGTTCTTCAAAGCGGAGAGATCACAGAAAGAGGGAGCCATAAAGAACTGCTGCAATTAGGCGGGTTCTATGCGGACCTATTCAGAACCCAGCAAGCCGAACAAGCTTCTGTCTAA